One genomic region from Solwaraspora sp. WMMD792 encodes:
- a CDS encoding ABC transporter permease has protein sequence MSVLAHVGGGGSGRRSSPPQRRGRLLPYLLLLPGGAWLTLFFAVPAIQLGATSLYDPTGSLATGYAMTWSFGNYPDALSAYWTQFGRGFLFAGIATVIAVLLGYPLAYAIARRAGRWKNLMLICVVAPMFTSFLVRTLAWKTILSENGWLVGVLRDLHLLAPDGRLLFTPVAVVLGLTYNFLPFMVLPLYASLDRLDPRLLEAASDLYASPARAFWRVTLPLSAPGLVAGTLLTFIPASGDYINARLLGTPNEYMIGNVIDSAFLVRLDYPQAAALSFLLMAAILIIVSVYVRRTGTEEVL, from the coding sequence ATGAGCGTCCTGGCCCACGTCGGCGGGGGCGGATCCGGCCGCCGGTCGAGCCCGCCGCAGCGGCGCGGCCGGCTGCTGCCGTACCTGCTGCTGTTGCCGGGCGGGGCCTGGCTGACCCTGTTCTTTGCGGTGCCGGCGATCCAACTCGGCGCGACCAGCCTGTACGACCCGACCGGCTCGCTGGCCACCGGGTACGCGATGACCTGGTCGTTCGGCAACTATCCGGACGCGCTGTCGGCGTACTGGACGCAGTTCGGTCGCGGCTTCCTATTCGCCGGCATCGCCACGGTGATCGCGGTGCTGCTCGGCTACCCGCTGGCGTACGCGATCGCCCGGCGGGCCGGCCGGTGGAAGAACCTGATGCTGATCTGCGTCGTCGCCCCGATGTTCACCAGCTTCCTGGTCCGCACCCTGGCCTGGAAGACGATCCTGTCGGAGAACGGCTGGCTGGTCGGCGTACTGCGGGATCTGCACCTGCTCGCGCCGGACGGCCGGCTGCTGTTCACCCCGGTCGCGGTGGTGCTCGGGCTGACGTACAACTTCCTGCCGTTCATGGTGCTGCCGCTGTACGCGAGCCTGGACCGGCTCGATCCCCGGCTGTTGGAGGCGGCCAGCGACCTCTACGCGAGCCCGGCGCGCGCCTTCTGGCGGGTGACCCTGCCGTTGTCGGCGCCCGGCCTGGTCGCCGGCACCCTGCTGACCTTCATCCCGGCCTCCGGTGACTACATCAACGCCCGGCTGCTCGGCACCCCCAACGAGTACATGATCGGCAACGTGATCGACTCGGCGTTCCTGGTGCGGCTGGACTATCCGCAGGCGGCGGCGCTGTCGTTCCTGCTGATGGCGGCGATCCTGATCATCGTGTCGGTCTACGTCCGGCGCACCGGCACCGAGGAGGTGCTGTGA
- a CDS encoding ABC transporter permease, whose product MTGPGAVGIGARLARWLVDRWVFGVGLLVLGYLLLPVAVVAGLSFNRPSSRLSYDFNEFTLDNWRQPCATSEMCDAVLRSVQIGFLATAGATIFGTLMAFALVRHRFRGRSAVNLLIFLPMATPELVMGSSLLTLFVAGAVPLGFWTVVTAHVMFCLSFVVVTVKARLAGMDTRLEEAAMDLYASEWQTFRLVTLPLVLPGIVAAALLAFSLSFDDFIVTNFNSGTTVTFPMYVWGAAQRGIPPQVNVIGTAMFAVALLVVLGGTVGRRRGQISPRSRA is encoded by the coding sequence GTGACGGGCCCGGGCGCGGTGGGGATCGGTGCGCGGCTGGCCCGGTGGCTGGTCGACCGCTGGGTGTTCGGCGTCGGTCTGCTGGTGCTCGGCTACCTGCTGCTGCCGGTGGCGGTGGTCGCCGGGTTGTCATTCAACCGGCCGTCCAGCCGGCTGTCCTACGATTTCAACGAGTTCACGTTGGACAACTGGCGGCAGCCGTGTGCCACCAGCGAGATGTGCGACGCGGTGCTGCGCAGCGTACAGATCGGGTTCCTGGCCACCGCCGGGGCGACGATTTTCGGCACGCTGATGGCGTTCGCGCTGGTCCGGCACCGGTTCCGTGGCCGGTCCGCGGTCAACCTGCTGATCTTCCTGCCGATGGCCACGCCGGAGCTGGTGATGGGCTCGTCGCTGCTGACCCTGTTCGTGGCCGGGGCGGTGCCGCTCGGCTTCTGGACGGTGGTGACCGCCCACGTGATGTTCTGCCTGAGCTTCGTCGTGGTCACCGTGAAGGCGCGGCTGGCCGGCATGGACACCCGCCTGGAGGAGGCGGCGATGGACCTGTACGCCTCCGAGTGGCAGACGTTCCGCCTGGTCACCCTGCCGCTGGTGCTGCCCGGCATCGTGGCCGCCGCGCTGCTGGCCTTCTCGCTGTCGTTCGACGACTTCATCGTCACGAACTTCAACTCCGGCACCACGGTGACTTTCCCGATGTACGTCTGGGGTGCCGCCCAGCGTGGCATCCCGCCGCAGGTCAACGTGATCGGCACGGCGATGTTCGCGGTGGCGCTGCTGGTGGTGCTCGGCGGTACGGTCGGCCGTCGCCGAGGCCAGATCAGTCCTCGATCGCGTGCATGA
- a CDS encoding gamma-aminobutyraldehyde dehydrogenase — MTDKQTVRNFVDGSYVEPVDGGYQDLVDPCTGEVFAQSPTSGTADVDRAMSAAATAFDSWRDTTPAQRQLALLKLADAVEARAAELVDAEVRNTGKPRQLTADEELPPSVDQLRFFAGAARVLEGKSAGEYLAGHTSYVRREPIGVCAQVTPWNYPLMMAVWKIAPALAAGNTVVLKPSDTTPLSTLLLAEIAAEFLPPGVFNVVCGDRDTGRALVAHPTPEFVSITGSTRAGMEVAAAAAPDLKRTHLELGGKAPVVVFDDADVAAAAEAIAGAGYFNAGQDCTAATRVLAGPGVHDDFVAALAEQARSTKTGLPDEPDVAYGPLNNADQLRRVTGFVDRLPDHAQLHAGGVRVGDRGYFYAPTVVAGVRQPDEIIQDEVFGPVITVQRFTDEDEAVRWANGVRYGLSASVWTRDHGRAMRMTRRLDFGCVWVNTHIPIVAEMPHGGFKHSGHGKDLSMYGLEDYTRLKHVMHAIED, encoded by the coding sequence ATGACCGACAAGCAGACGGTGCGCAACTTTGTCGACGGCAGCTACGTCGAGCCGGTCGACGGCGGCTACCAGGACCTGGTCGACCCGTGCACCGGTGAGGTGTTCGCCCAATCACCAACGTCCGGCACCGCCGACGTCGACCGGGCCATGTCGGCCGCCGCCACCGCCTTCGACAGCTGGCGGGACACCACCCCGGCGCAGCGGCAGCTGGCCCTGCTCAAGCTGGCCGACGCGGTCGAGGCCCGCGCCGCCGAGCTGGTCGACGCCGAGGTCCGCAACACCGGCAAGCCGCGCCAGCTGACCGCCGACGAGGAGCTGCCGCCCAGCGTCGACCAACTCCGGTTCTTCGCCGGCGCGGCCCGGGTGCTGGAGGGCAAATCCGCCGGCGAATACCTGGCCGGACACACCTCCTACGTACGCCGGGAGCCGATCGGGGTCTGCGCGCAGGTGACGCCCTGGAACTACCCGTTGATGATGGCGGTCTGGAAGATCGCCCCGGCGCTGGCCGCCGGCAACACGGTGGTGCTCAAGCCGTCCGACACCACCCCGCTGTCTACCCTGCTGCTGGCCGAGATCGCCGCCGAGTTCCTGCCGCCGGGCGTGTTCAACGTGGTCTGCGGCGACCGGGACACCGGCCGGGCGTTGGTCGCCCACCCGACGCCGGAGTTCGTGTCGATCACCGGCTCCACCCGGGCCGGCATGGAGGTGGCGGCCGCCGCCGCGCCCGACCTCAAGCGCACCCACCTGGAACTGGGCGGCAAGGCCCCAGTGGTGGTCTTCGACGACGCCGACGTGGCGGCGGCTGCCGAGGCGATCGCCGGTGCCGGCTACTTCAACGCCGGGCAGGACTGCACTGCGGCGACCCGGGTGCTGGCCGGGCCGGGCGTGCACGACGACTTCGTCGCCGCCCTGGCCGAGCAGGCCCGGTCGACGAAGACCGGACTACCGGACGAGCCGGACGTGGCGTACGGGCCGTTGAACAACGCCGACCAGCTTCGCAGGGTGACCGGCTTCGTCGACCGGCTGCCGGACCACGCCCAGCTGCACGCCGGCGGCGTACGGGTCGGCGACCGGGGTTATTTCTACGCCCCGACGGTGGTCGCCGGGGTGCGCCAACCGGACGAGATCATCCAGGACGAGGTGTTCGGGCCGGTGATCACCGTGCAGCGGTTCACCGACGAGGACGAGGCGGTCCGGTGGGCCAACGGCGTCCGGTACGGCCTGTCCGCCTCGGTGTGGACCCGCGACCACGGTCGGGCGATGCGGATGACCCGCCGGCTCGACTTCGGCTGCGTCTGGGTCAACACCCACATTCCGATCGTGGCGGAGATGCCGCACGGCGGGTTCAAGCACTCCGGTCACGGCAAGGACCTGTCCATGTACGGGCTGGAGGACTACACCCGGCTCAAGCACGTCATGCACGCGATCGAGGACTGA
- a CDS encoding ribbon-helix-helix protein, CopG family, whose amino-acid sequence MSASRDPRTMSREELVAYFDQGGDISELLRDASRGPDLGPAPSPESVPMIVTGVRLSATAVRRLDELAGNDKGGRSGLIRQAIDEFLARHSDEAA is encoded by the coding sequence ATGAGCGCGAGCCGTGATCCGCGGACGATGAGCCGCGAGGAGCTGGTGGCGTATTTCGACCAGGGTGGCGACATCTCGGAGCTGCTACGCGACGCCTCCAGAGGCCCCGACCTTGGTCCTGCGCCGTCACCGGAGAGCGTACCCATGATCGTTACCGGAGTCCGCCTCTCCGCGACGGCCGTGCGGCGGCTGGACGAACTCGCCGGCAACGACAAGGGAGGCCGGTCGGGGCTCATTCGTCAGGCGATCGACGAGTTCCTCGCCCGACACTCCGACGAAGCGGCGTGA
- a CDS encoding VOC family protein has translation MPVTGPDFISLQARDLDASRAFYEQYLGLVRSPAGPAHAVVFETKPIAFALREIVPGTDLGSVAQPGIGAAIWLHATDVQDIHDALVADGHTIVSAPIDGPFGRTFTFADPDGYQVTLHDRA, from the coding sequence ATGCCCGTCACCGGCCCCGACTTCATCTCGCTGCAGGCACGCGACCTCGACGCCTCGCGGGCGTTCTACGAGCAGTACCTCGGGCTCGTACGCTCGCCGGCCGGGCCTGCGCACGCCGTCGTCTTCGAGACCAAGCCCATCGCGTTCGCGCTCCGCGAGATCGTCCCCGGGACCGACCTCGGATCCGTTGCTCAGCCCGGCATCGGTGCAGCCATCTGGCTCCACGCCACAGACGTACAGGACATTCATGATGCTCTCGTCGCCGACGGTCACACCATCGTCTCCGCGCCGATCGACGGCCCCTTCGGTCGGACCTTCACCTTCGCCGACCCCGACGGCTACCAGGTCACTCTGCACGACCGCGCCTGA
- a CDS encoding MarR family transcriptional regulator yields MSQGGRGNGQGVDLETSLGYLLKEASSALRVAMEEVLRPLGMSVTRYSCLELLAQRPGLSNSELARGAFVTRQSMNVLLQTLEREGYVTRPAEAPVGKVLPTRLTPLGRQSLEKATVAVRSVEVRMLAGLTEAEQSEALRILRRMVRSLRDGDGGA; encoded by the coding sequence ATGAGTCAAGGCGGGCGGGGTAATGGGCAGGGCGTCGACCTGGAGACATCGCTGGGCTATCTGCTGAAGGAGGCGTCGAGCGCGCTCCGAGTGGCCATGGAGGAGGTGCTGCGACCACTCGGGATGAGCGTGACGCGCTACTCGTGCCTGGAGTTGCTGGCACAACGGCCTGGCCTGTCGAACTCCGAGCTCGCGCGGGGCGCGTTCGTGACCCGGCAGTCGATGAACGTGCTGCTCCAGACGCTGGAGCGAGAGGGCTACGTGACCAGGCCGGCGGAAGCGCCCGTCGGGAAGGTGCTGCCCACGCGGCTCACGCCTCTGGGTCGGCAGAGTCTCGAAAAGGCGACCGTCGCGGTCCGGTCGGTCGAGGTCAGGATGCTGGCCGGGTTGACCGAGGCCGAGCAGTCGGAGGCGTTGCGGATCCTGCGGCGGATGGTCCGTTCCCTGCGCGATGGCGACGGCGGCGCGTAG
- a CDS encoding MerR family transcriptional regulator, producing MRIGELAARTGASVRSLRYYEEQGLLTADRDSAGRRRYAETAVARVALIRRGFSASLSSRVIADLLPLLEAECVPRSRALLDAERERLEAQIAAMTQARVRLDEVIAIATDPTWSCDVRTAARSRISASARADGSCAAAAPAERPPEEHLTS from the coding sequence GTGCGCATCGGGGAGCTGGCGGCCCGCACCGGTGCGAGCGTGCGGTCGCTGCGCTACTACGAGGAGCAGGGCCTGCTGACGGCCGACCGGGACTCGGCGGGCCGCCGCCGCTATGCCGAGACGGCCGTCGCCCGGGTGGCGCTGATCCGGCGGGGGTTCTCGGCCAGCCTGTCCAGCCGGGTGATCGCCGATCTGCTGCCGCTGCTCGAGGCCGAGTGCGTACCTCGGTCACGAGCCCTGCTGGACGCCGAGCGGGAGCGGCTGGAGGCGCAGATCGCCGCGATGACCCAGGCCCGGGTCCGCCTCGACGAAGTCATCGCCATCGCCACAGACCCCACCTGGAGTTGCGACGTCCGGACGGCAGCCCGGTCGAGGATCTCGGCGTCCGCACGCGCCGACGGGTCTTGCGCCGCAGCCGCGCCAGCCGAACGTCCTCCTGAGGAGCACTTGACATCCTAA
- a CDS encoding NADPH-dependent F420 reductase, with protein MAGTLGIIGSGNIGSAIARSAVGAGWHVVISNSRGPESLGDLVAELGPLARAATPTGAAQAGDLVVATIPLANYEQLPQEALAGRTVIDTMNYAPAVTGWARPELDADELTSSELVQRFLSSSSVVKAFHDVNGRLLRELARPADAPDRTALPITGDDLAAKAQVTELIDDFGFDTVDVGGLAESWRIGPNTPLYFEAFVGAVPPGLSLPEIYAWLATTPMIPTPAATVAEMAATTERQPAGFQLPASA; from the coding sequence ATGGCAGGAACGCTCGGCATCATCGGCAGCGGCAACATCGGCTCCGCCATCGCCCGCAGCGCGGTCGGCGCCGGTTGGCACGTGGTGATCAGCAACTCGCGTGGGCCGGAGAGCCTCGGCGACCTGGTCGCCGAGCTTGGCCCGCTCGCCCGCGCCGCCACCCCGACCGGGGCGGCGCAGGCGGGCGACCTTGTGGTCGCGACCATCCCGCTGGCCAACTACGAGCAACTGCCACAGGAGGCGCTCGCCGGCAGGACGGTGATCGACACCATGAACTACGCACCGGCCGTGACGGGTTGGGCGCGCCCAGAACTCGACGCCGACGAACTCACCTCCAGCGAACTCGTGCAACGGTTCCTGTCCAGCTCCTCGGTGGTCAAGGCGTTCCACGACGTCAACGGCAGGCTGCTGCGCGAACTGGCCCGCCCGGCCGACGCCCCGGACCGCACCGCCCTGCCCATCACCGGCGACGACCTCGCCGCCAAAGCGCAGGTCACCGAGCTGATCGACGACTTCGGCTTCGACACCGTCGATGTCGGCGGCCTCGCCGAGAGCTGGCGCATCGGCCCCAACACTCCGCTGTACTTCGAGGCATTCGTCGGAGCGGTTCCGCCGGGCCTGAGCCTGCCGGAAATCTACGCCTGGCTGGCCACCACCCCGATGATCCCCACCCCGGCCGCCACGGTCGCCGAAATGGCCGCCACGACCGAGCGCCAACCGGCAGGCTTCCAGCTCCCGGCGTCGGCCTGA
- a CDS encoding helix-turn-helix domain-containing protein: MTDLLTRDAEALHRALAEPGSEVHVALSRETAELVSRLVDARAHGEEIIVSPANAEVTPTEAAVLLAMSRPQVRKLMDRGLLESRKVGTHHRIRISSIRAFLDTERERRREAIAELAAIQNELGLTG, from the coding sequence ATGACAGATCTGCTGACGCGTGATGCAGAGGCTCTCCACCGTGCCTTGGCTGAGCCCGGTAGCGAGGTGCACGTGGCACTGTCGCGGGAGACGGCCGAATTGGTGTCGCGCTTGGTCGACGCCAGGGCGCACGGCGAGGAGATCATCGTCTCGCCGGCGAACGCCGAAGTCACCCCGACCGAGGCTGCGGTCCTGCTGGCCATGTCGCGACCCCAAGTGCGCAAGTTGATGGATCGCGGTCTGCTGGAGTCTCGCAAGGTGGGCACCCACCACCGCATCCGCATCTCCTCAATCAGGGCGTTTCTTGACACAGAGCGTGAGCGACGGCGTGAGGCGATAGCCGAACTGGCTGCCATCCAGAACGAACTCGGTCTCACTGGATGA
- a CDS encoding PIN domain-containing protein has translation MSGAAGEADLIRVVLADANVLYSRVLRDYLLYAADQEIIAISWSGQILGEVTEHLMENVAGFDRTAAARLVAAMNRAFPFAEVEPDEEHWNTLREVPLPDEDDRHVLAASLAAEATVLCTSNTKDFPASLVEHLGFAVLTPDQLLSRLVVEYGPQMLAVHRTAVDSLKGATDESTVTALRRAGASTTADLISRLLAAG, from the coding sequence ATGAGCGGCGCGGCTGGCGAGGCCGATCTGATCCGGGTCGTCCTCGCCGATGCGAACGTGCTCTACTCCCGGGTCCTGCGTGACTATCTCCTCTACGCGGCTGACCAGGAGATCATCGCGATTTCCTGGAGTGGGCAGATCCTTGGCGAGGTGACTGAGCACCTGATGGAAAACGTGGCGGGCTTCGACCGTACGGCTGCTGCGCGGCTGGTGGCTGCGATGAACCGTGCCTTTCCCTTCGCCGAGGTAGAGCCTGACGAGGAGCACTGGAATACGCTGCGTGAGGTGCCGCTCCCGGACGAAGACGACCGCCACGTTCTGGCCGCCTCTCTCGCCGCTGAGGCAACTGTCCTCTGTACCTCGAACACCAAGGATTTTCCGGCGAGCCTTGTCGAACATCTCGGCTTTGCGGTGCTCACTCCGGATCAGCTGCTCAGCCGGCTCGTGGTCGAGTACGGTCCGCAGATGCTCGCCGTCCACCGAACGGCCGTCGACTCGCTGAAGGGCGCGACTGACGAGTCGACCGTCACGGCATTGCGGAGAGCCGGTGCCTCGACGACCGCTGACCTGATCTCGCGACTGCTCGCAGCTGGATAG
- a CDS encoding glycoside hydrolase family 43 protein yields the protein MSHVLTRIGAACLLFASWSVAAPKPAAALDPFTGYLMAHFTGESATGEQIYLAHSTDGLRWTDLNNGSPVLVSTVGTRGVRDPVLVRSPAGDRYWIIATDLRIASGTSWNDAANRGSTSIVVWESTDLVNWSAPRLLNVAGGIPGAGNAWAPEAIYNPATGDYVIYWATNSARNGVTKHRIWYVRTSDFRTVSAPQLYIDRGTGQGIIDTQIIEVPGSVGGYRYYRASADGHITIEASNSILGSWTTLGNLSHLGISNGTGGGNVVEGPMWVQFNGRNEWVLWLDQYATGRGYLPITSTNLGSTQNFRTRTDFSMGGNRKRHGSILNLTAAEQSRVLGRWGSTVPVNRIQSYNFPDRYVRHADFDVRIDPNVSPAQDAQFRLVPGLADRSGHVSFESVNYPGYYLRHYGYDFVLAANDGSAVFAADASFRRVAGLADSSWTSFQSYNFPDRYIRHYGYQLRLDPITDAQGRADATFRVTN from the coding sequence ATGTCACACGTCCTCACCCGGATCGGCGCCGCCTGCCTGCTGTTCGCCTCCTGGTCGGTCGCCGCGCCGAAACCCGCCGCCGCGCTCGACCCGTTCACCGGCTACCTGATGGCCCACTTCACCGGCGAATCCGCCACCGGCGAACAGATCTACCTCGCCCACAGCACCGACGGGCTGCGCTGGACTGACCTCAACAACGGCAGCCCGGTCCTGGTCTCCACCGTCGGCACCCGAGGCGTACGGGATCCGGTCCTGGTCCGATCCCCCGCCGGCGACCGCTACTGGATCATCGCGACGGACCTGCGGATCGCCAGCGGTACGTCCTGGAACGACGCGGCCAACCGGGGCAGCACCTCGATCGTGGTGTGGGAGTCGACCGACCTGGTCAACTGGTCGGCGCCACGACTGCTCAACGTGGCCGGCGGGATCCCCGGAGCCGGCAACGCCTGGGCACCAGAGGCCATTTACAACCCGGCCACTGGGGACTACGTCATCTACTGGGCGACCAACTCCGCCCGCAACGGCGTGACAAAACACCGCATCTGGTACGTACGCACCAGCGATTTCCGTACCGTCAGCGCCCCGCAGCTCTACATCGACCGGGGTACCGGCCAGGGCATCATCGACACCCAGATCATCGAAGTGCCGGGCAGTGTCGGCGGCTACCGCTACTACCGGGCGTCGGCCGACGGCCACATCACCATCGAGGCCAGCAACTCGATCCTCGGCTCGTGGACGACGCTCGGGAACCTCTCGCACCTGGGCATCTCCAACGGCACCGGCGGCGGCAACGTCGTCGAAGGTCCGATGTGGGTGCAGTTCAACGGCCGTAACGAATGGGTGTTGTGGCTCGACCAGTACGCCACCGGCCGGGGCTACCTGCCGATCACCTCGACCAACCTGGGCAGCACCCAGAACTTCCGGACCCGAACCGACTTCAGTATGGGCGGCAACCGCAAACGGCACGGGTCGATCCTCAACCTGACCGCCGCCGAGCAGTCCCGCGTCCTCGGCCGCTGGGGCTCGACCGTGCCGGTCAACCGCATCCAGTCCTACAACTTCCCGGACCGGTACGTTCGGCACGCCGACTTCGACGTCCGGATCGACCCCAACGTCAGTCCCGCCCAGGACGCCCAGTTCCGGCTCGTCCCCGGCCTGGCCGACCGGTCCGGCCACGTGTCGTTCGAGTCGGTCAACTACCCCGGCTACTACCTGCGCCACTACGGGTACGACTTCGTCCTGGCCGCCAACGACGGCAGCGCCGTCTTCGCCGCCGACGCCAGCTTCCGGCGGGTGGCCGGACTGGCCGACTCGTCGTGGACGTCGTTCCAGTCGTACAACTTCCCCGACCGCTACATCCGGCACTACGGCTACCAACTCCGGCTCGATCCGATCACCGACGCCCAGGGCCGCGCCGACGCGACCTTCCGGGTGACCAACTGA
- a CDS encoding SRPBCC domain-containing protein encodes MPVTDVQQDLDNRTLTITADFAAPVERVWQVYADPRQLEKVWGPPTYPATVVDHEFTPGGRVTYFMTGPEGDKHAGYWLITAVDEPTSFSFDDGFADMDFKPLSEMPTSRNTYTFAEHNGGTRATYVGRYESAEALQQVLDMGMVEGSTSAINQIDELLAR; translated from the coding sequence ATGCCCGTGACCGACGTCCAGCAGGACCTTGACAACCGGACCCTGACCATCACCGCGGACTTCGCCGCGCCGGTGGAGCGGGTCTGGCAGGTCTACGCCGACCCTCGCCAACTGGAGAAGGTGTGGGGACCGCCGACGTACCCGGCGACCGTGGTCGACCACGAATTCACGCCCGGCGGTCGCGTGACCTACTTCATGACCGGCCCAGAGGGCGACAAGCATGCCGGATACTGGCTGATCACCGCCGTGGACGAGCCGACGAGTTTTTCCTTCGACGACGGCTTCGCGGACATGGACTTCAAGCCGCTGTCGGAGATGCCGACCTCTCGGAACACGTACACATTCGCTGAGCACAACGGCGGCACCCGGGCGACCTACGTGGGCAGGTACGAGTCCGCCGAGGCCCTGCAACAGGTGCTGGACATGGGCATGGTGGAGGGCTCCACCTCGGCGATCAACCAGATCGACGAGCTACTCGCCCGCTGA
- a CDS encoding metalloregulator ArsR/SmtB family transcription factor → MIEESADRADAMFHALADRTRRDILRRVLAGEHSVSALAAKYDMSFAAVQKHVAVLEKAGLLTKRRSGREQLASGDVQAVRSVASMLAELEHIWRGRIARIDALLAADPDGSQTTPTKGPNNARDRRPAGP, encoded by the coding sequence GTGATCGAGGAGAGCGCGGACCGGGCGGACGCCATGTTCCACGCGCTCGCCGACCGCACCCGGCGCGACATCCTGCGCCGGGTGCTGGCCGGGGAGCACTCCGTCTCCGCGCTCGCCGCCAAGTACGACATGAGCTTCGCCGCCGTACAGAAACACGTCGCCGTGCTGGAGAAGGCCGGTTTACTGACCAAGCGACGCAGTGGTCGCGAGCAGCTGGCCAGCGGAGATGTGCAGGCGGTGCGCTCGGTGGCGTCCATGCTCGCCGAGCTCGAACACATCTGGCGTGGCCGCATCGCACGCATCGACGCGCTGCTCGCAGCCGACCCCGATGGGTCGCAGACGACCCCGACGAAAGGACCGAACAATGCCCGTGACCGACGTCCAGCAGGACCTTGA
- a CDS encoding aldehyde dehydrogenase family protein: protein MDHADPAPRTPFWLAGEPAHGDAPLAVHHPYDGRLVGQTSYATPEQVERAVAAAHGVAPQAAALPAYRRAGALDHISARLAQRADEIARLITAENGKPIKWARAEVARAVSTFRWAAEEARRFSGDLQRLDTDPAAAGRMAVVRRVPRGPVLGISPFNFPLNLVAHKVAPAIAVGAPIIVKPAPATPLTALLLGELIAEVTEPAGPTAASDAAPGSGSGTGLPAGMVSVLPVPNDRAGDLVADPRLPVVSFTGSGPVGTLIRRSVPDKHVTLELGGNAAAVICEDWTGDEELTRAAQRIATFANYQAGQSCIAVQRVYVHEWLYDGFLPRLVAAVQALRAGDPADDATDVGPLISEDAAIRVESWVDEAVTAGATIEVGGRRDGATYPPTVLTGVPAGAKVLTEEVFGPVLVVDRVENDEAGFAAVNDSAYGLQAGVFTHNLQTAFTAHRTLAVGGVIVGDVPSYRADQMPYGGVKGSGVGREGVRSAMDDYTEPRVMVLTGLDL, encoded by the coding sequence ATGGACCACGCCGACCCGGCCCCGCGTACGCCGTTCTGGCTGGCCGGAGAGCCGGCGCACGGTGACGCGCCGCTGGCCGTGCACCACCCGTACGACGGTCGGCTCGTCGGACAGACCAGCTACGCCACGCCCGAACAGGTCGAGCGGGCGGTCGCCGCCGCGCACGGGGTCGCGCCGCAGGCCGCCGCACTGCCCGCGTACCGCCGGGCGGGCGCACTGGACCACATCAGTGCCCGACTCGCGCAGCGGGCCGACGAAATCGCCCGGCTGATCACCGCCGAGAACGGCAAACCGATCAAATGGGCCCGCGCCGAAGTGGCGCGCGCCGTCTCCACATTCCGCTGGGCGGCCGAGGAGGCCCGGCGGTTCTCCGGCGACCTGCAGCGCCTCGACACCGACCCGGCCGCCGCCGGCCGGATGGCGGTGGTCCGCCGGGTGCCGCGCGGGCCGGTGCTGGGCATCTCGCCGTTCAATTTTCCGCTGAACCTGGTGGCGCACAAGGTCGCCCCGGCGATCGCGGTCGGCGCCCCGATCATCGTCAAGCCGGCCCCGGCGACCCCGCTGACCGCGCTGCTGCTCGGCGAACTGATCGCCGAGGTCACCGAGCCGGCCGGTCCGACCGCCGCGTCGGACGCCGCGCCGGGCAGTGGATCAGGCACCGGGCTGCCCGCCGGCATGGTCTCCGTCCTGCCGGTGCCGAACGACCGGGCCGGCGACCTGGTCGCCGACCCACGCCTGCCGGTGGTGTCGTTCACCGGCTCGGGGCCGGTCGGCACGCTGATCCGCCGCTCAGTGCCGGACAAGCACGTCACCCTGGAGCTGGGCGGCAACGCCGCCGCGGTCATCTGCGAGGACTGGACCGGCGACGAGGAGCTGACCCGAGCGGCACAACGAATCGCCACCTTCGCCAACTACCAGGCCGGGCAGAGCTGCATCGCCGTACAACGGGTGTACGTGCACGAATGGCTCTACGACGGCTTCCTGCCCCGGCTCGTCGCCGCCGTTCAGGCGCTACGGGCCGGTGACCCGGCCGACGACGCCACCGATGTCGGGCCGCTGATCAGCGAGGACGCCGCGATACGCGTCGAGTCCTGGGTGGACGAGGCGGTGACCGCCGGGGCGACGATCGAGGTCGGCGGCCGACGCGACGGCGCGACGTACCCGCCGACGGTGCTGACCGGGGTGCCGGCCGGCGCGAAGGTGCTCACCGAGGAGGTCTTCGGCCCGGTGCTCGTCGTGGACCGGGTGGAGAACGACGAGGCCGGGTTCGCTGCGGTCAACGACTCGGCGTACGGGCTGCAGGCCGGCGTGTTCACCCACAACCTGCAGACCGCGTTCACCGCGCACCGCACGCTCGCCGTCGGCGGGGTGATCGTCGGTGACGTGCCGTCGTACCGGGCCGACCAGATGCCGTACGGCGGGGTCAAGGGCAGCGGCGTCGGCCGGGAAGGGGTCCGCAGCGCGATGGACGACTACACCGAGCCCCGGGTGATGGTCCTCACCGGACTCGACCTCTGA